TGCGGATCGTGAAGCTCGCCTCCGACATCACCGCCCGCAAGGAGCACGACGCCTATCTGGCCGGCCAGATCGCCGCCCTCGACCGCTCGCAGGCGGTGATCCACTTCACGCCCGACGGGATCATCACCGAGGCCAACGCCATCTTCCTCGACGCGATGGGATATGCCCGCGACGAGGTGGTGGGGCGCCACCACGGCCTGTTCGTCGCCGAGGCCGAGCGGACGAGCGCTGCTTACGCCGCATTCTGGCAGGGCCTGGCCGCCGGGCGCCACCAGGCCGGCGAGTTCCACCGCGTCGCCAAGGGCGGCCGCGACGTGTGGATCTTCGGCGCCTACCACCCGGTGCTCGACCTCGACGGCAAGCCCTGCGCGGTGGTGAAGTTCGCCACCGACATCACCCAGCAGGTGCTCGACCGCCAGCGCCGCAGCGTGGGCCAGCGGACGATCGAGGCGGACATCGCGGCGATCACGGTCGCGGTCTCGGAGGTCTCGGCCCAGGCCCGCACCACCAGCGAGCAGACGGCCCAGACCTCCGGCAACGTCGAGGCGGTGGCCGCCGGCACCGAGGAATTCGCCGCCTCGATCGCCGAGCTCGGCCGCCATGCCGAGGATGCCCGCGCCGCCTCCGACGCGGCGGTGCAGAAGGCCCAGGATGCCGGCGGCATCGTGGCGAGCCTGACCCAGGCCGCCGACCGGATCGGCGAGGCGGTGTCGCTGATCCGCTCCATCGCCGATCAGACCAACCTGCTCGCGCTCAACGCCACCATCGAGGCGGCCCGGGCCGGTCAGGCCGGCCGCGGCTTCGCGGTGGTCGCCGCCGAGGTCAAGGCGCTCGCCGGCCAGTCGGCCCGGGCGACGCAGGAGATCGGCACGCAGATCGACGCCGTGCAGGGCGCGACCTCCGAGGCGGTCGCGGCGATCGCGGGGATCGTCACGGCGATCGGCACCGTCAGCGAGATCTCGGTCGGGGTCTCGACCGCCATCACCCAGCAGGCCGCGGTGACCCGCGACATGTCGGCCAACATGCAGAACGCCGCCCGCAGCGTCGCCTCGGTACGCCGGAACATGGAGCGGATCACCGGCTCGGCGGACGACGTCGACAGTTCGATCCGCAAGGTGTCGCAGGCGGCGCGGGCGCTGCTCTGAGGTCGGGCGCCGGCGTCGCTCAGGCGCTGAGCCCGAGGAGCACGACCAGGGCGATCCCGAGGGCGAGGCACGAGGCTGCGGCGAACAGGACGGGCATCTTTGGGCCTCCAGGGGAGCGGCGACGGCTCGGCCGTGCTAGCGCCGGAGTGAGGCCGCTCCGTGACGGTGGGGCAGGATGCTCGGCCGCGACCCGATCGGCCCGGGCGACGCGGCGGCCTCACGCGGCCCGGCCGGCCTGCCCCACGCGCGCGGACGACCCGACTCGCCCCGCGAGGCATGTTCCTGTAGTATGGCTGTTCGCGCAAGCAAGGAGAGCCATGCATCTCGTCGTGACGGCCCACACCCCGGACGGGCACCTTTCGTACCAGCGCTCCTCACCGGAGGCGGCTTTGGAGAAGGCGGACGAACTCGCGGCGGACGGCCACGAGTGGATCGTGATCACCGACATCACCGGCCGCCACTACCAGCCCGGCGAGTTCGACGACCTGTTCGTGCATCCGGGCCAGTGACACGATTTCTGCATTGCGTCAGCGATCCGACGGGATCGCCTGAAGCAATCGGAAATCGCATGAGGGCGCGGGGGCGAGGCCGGTCTCGTCCCCGCCCGTTCCGCGCCCGTGCGGGCATCCCGGCGCGGATGACGGCCCAGCCGAACCCGCCGATCGGCGTAAGCGCCGCCCCCGAAATGCGGTCCGGCTCCTCCGACTCGACAAGGTTGCTCCGCCCCCGACCCATGGTCTGATCGCGGCCCAGTGCACCTCACGACACTCCCGCCGCACTGGCGCCGCCCCAGCGCGCGACGCCGGTGACCGGGAGTGTCGCGAGAGACACTGAAGCGTGGAGGACCGCGGGGTGCGGTCGTCTCGCGCCGGCTGACCTCCCGCGACACGCGCGCAGCCGAGACGTGCAACCGGGACCGGCCAGCCAGGGTCGGCCATGCCGAAGGGTCGGACATGCCGAGCGTCGACGTCATCATTCCCTGCTATCGCTACGCGGATTTCCTCGCCGAGAGCGTCGGCAGCGTCCTCGCGACCGAGGATTGCGACGTCCGGGTCCTGATCCTCGACGACGCCTCGCCCGACCACACGCCGGAGGTGGCGGGAGCCCTGTGCCGGGCCGATTCCCGGGTGGAGTACGTCCGGCACGCGACCAACCACGGCCACATCGCCACCTACAACGAGGGCTTGGCCTGGGCGCGGGCGGAATGCCTGCTCCTGCTCTCGGCGGACGATTTCGTCACGCCCGGGGCCTTGTCCCGGGCGGCGCACCTGATGCAGGCGCGGCCGGAGCTGAGCCTGGTCTACGGTCCGTATCTCAGCGTCGAGGAGGGCAAGCCCCGCCCGGAGATGCCGCCGGCCGATCGCGAGGCCGGCCACACGGTCTACGACACGCGGCAGTTCTTCGCGCTCAACCGCTTCATCAACCCGATCCACACGTCGACCGCCGTGGTGCGCACCGCGATCCAGCACCGGGTCGGCGGCTACAAGGCGGAGCTGACCCATTCGGGCGACCAGGAGATGTGGCTGCGGCTCGCCCTGCACGGATCGGTCGCCCGGATCGACCGGCCGCAGGGCGTCTGGCGCCAGCACGGCAGCAACATGTCGTCGTTCTACTACGAGCAGATGCTGCGCGACATCGACCAGCGCAAGCTGATGTTCGACACCGTCTTCGGCTACCCCGAGGCCGCGCCGGTCGCCGACATGGAGGCGCCGATGCGCCTCGGGCTCGCCATGGCGGCGGTGCGCCACGCCAGCCAGCCCTTCGACCGGGGCGACGCCGCGGGCGCCCGCCACATGATGGCGCATGCCGCCGGCCTCAGCCCGGCGGTGCGCCGCACGCGGCTGTGGTGGCTGCAGGCCGCCAAGCTGGCGATGGGCCCGCGCGCCTGGCAGGCCGTGCGCCCGGTCGTCACGAAGCGGCTCGGCCTGTCGCTCGGCCGCTTCGTCGCCCCGATCGAGCGCCCGGACGCGGTGTAGGACGGGCGCGGGGGATGGCCCTCTGGACGGTCCCGTCCGCGGCGCCGTTCCGCAGCCGTGGAAGCGGAGCCTGGAATCGGCACCGCCGGATTTCTGAAGCCGGCTTGATGATTCTCACCGATCTCACACCCACAGGGTCATTCCGGGGCCGCGCAGCGGAGCCCGGAGTGCCGCGGGCACGCCCAGAACCGCTGAGCGTTCAGGACAGGGCGGAGATCGCTCCGCCTTCTTCTGGAACACCTGAGATTCCGGATTCCGGGCTCCGCTGCGCGGCCCCGGAATGACGCGGAGGGATTCAAGCGCCGGCAGCACTTGCGAGGGATCTCGCGCGCAAAAAGTCCCTATCCGTCAGCTTCACGCAGCGCCGAGCGCGTCGCGCTGGACCGGCGGCAGCGTGCGCACGGGGAAGGGAATGATCTGGCAGCGGCTCCCCGGCTCCGCGGCGGCGTCGCGCCGGCGGGCCGAGCGCTCGACCGCGGAGGCGATCGCCAGCTTCGCGCGCGGGGAATAGCCGCGACGGCGCAGCCAGGCCGGGATCGGGGAGACGCTTCTCTTCGACATAATCCGTGTGCCGTTGCTGGGTGGGCGACGGCGTTAGTTCAAACATGGATGCCGGACCCGGGAAACGCCTCGGCGTCCCAATCTCTTGCACCAGAATCCCAACGCGCGGCCATCGATCTTGAAGGCCGGCGCGGCGGCCCGACGTCGACCGGCCGCGCACCGTGGTGGGAATCGCCGGGCGAGCCGCGGCCGATGCCGCCTCCACCCTTCGCCGTAGCTCCTTTCCCCCTGACGGCCGGTGGCCGGTGGCCGGAAGGCGCGGCTCTCGGCCCAAGGCCCGCCTGCTAATCAGGATCCGGACACGGCGCGGCCTCCCGCGCCCTAGCCGGGACTCCCGCCATGGCCTCCTACCCCCTCCCCGCCGTCTCCGTGGTGATCCCGCTGTTCCAGAAGGCGGACGTGATCGGCGAGACGATCGAGGCGGTGCTCCGGCAGACCTATCCGCTGTTCGAGGTGATCGTGGTCGACGACGGCTCGACCGATGGCGGCGGCGACGTCGTCGCGGCGTTCACGGACCGCAGGATCCGCCTGATCCGCCAGGCCAATGCCGGCGCGTCGGCAGCGCGCAACCGGGGCGTCGCCGCGGCGCGGGGCGACTGGATCGCCTTCCTCGACGCCGACGACCTGTGGGCCGGCCGGCACCTCGAGAACCTGATGGCGGCGGCCTCCCGGGGGGATGCGGTCGCGGTCTTCGCCAACCACCTGCTGGCCAGCCGCTCCGCGCCGGTGATGAAGGCCGACGTGCCCGACCAGCGCGTCGACGATCCCTTCGCCTTCGTGCTCGCGACCTACCCCTACGCGGTGCATCCGAGCAGCCTCCTGGTGGAGCGGGCCGCGCTGATCCGGGCCGGCCTGTTTCCGGTCGGGGCCGTGATGGGGGAGGACACCGACACCTGGTGCCGTCTCGCCCTCGAGGGTCCGTTCCGCTACGTCGCCGAGCCCACGGCGGTGTACCGCGACGGCCATCCGACCAGCGCGCTCGCCGGCCAGATGCGCCGCCGCCCGCTGCCGCCGCCCTTCGACCGGACGCTCACCGCGCTCCTGCGCCACGGCACGGTGCCGCGCCACCTCGTGCGCTCCGCCGGGCGCTACCGCAACTTCCTGATGCTCGAATACGCCCGCCAGCTCCTCGACAGCGGCGACGCGGACGCCGCGCGCGACACCTTACGGCGCCATTGCCGCCTCGCCGACGATCCTCTGCGCTACGCCCGGCGCTTCCTGCGCACGTGGTCGTTCGGGCACCGGCTCTACGCGCTGTCGCGGCAATGGGTGCCGTCGCGGTGAAGGCAGGCTCCCCTACCCCTCCGGCCGCGCCAGCACCCCGCCGGTGATCGCCTGGCTCACGCCGGTCGTCGACGGGAAGGTGATCGGCAGGCCCTCCACCGAGCGCACCGCGAGATAGGCGAAGGCCTGGGCCTCCAGGAAGGCGGAGGACCAGCCGATCGCGTCCGCCGTCGTGATCTCGGCGCGCAGGTAGTAGTTGAGCTGGCGCAGCAGCTCGCCGTTGCGGGCTCCGCCGCCGGCGACGATCCAGCGGGTCGGCGGGTCGGAGGCGTGGTCGAGGGCGCGGGCGACCGCCCGGGCGGTGAAGGCGGTGAGCGTGGCGGCGCCGTCCTCGGTCGAGAGCTGGCCGGCGAGCTTGTGCGAGAACCAGTTCCGGTCGAGCGACTTCGGCGGCCGGCGCGAGAAGAACGGGTGGATCAGGAGCCAGGCGAGCAGCGGCTCGTCGGGCCGGCCGCGAGCCGCCGTGCGGCCGTTGTCGTCGAGGGCGTGGCCGGTGCGCTCGCGCATCCAGTCGTCGATCAGGGCGTTGCCCGGGCCGGTATCGAAGGCGAGGATCTTGCCGTCCCGGGCGATCAGCGTCGCGTTGGCCACGCCCCCGATATTCAGGATGCCGAGGCTGTCGGTGAAGCCCGAGGCCTGGGCGAGCGCCCGGTGAAAGACCGGCACCAGCGGCGCCCCCTGCCCACCCGCCTCGATGTCGGCGTTGCGCAGGTCCGACACGACCTTGATGCCGAGACGGCGGCTCAACGCCTGGCCGTCGCCGATCTGCACGCTCATCTTCTGGTCGGGCCGGTGCACCACGGTCTGGCCGTGGAAGCCGATCACGTCGATGTCGGCGGCGCTCAATCCGTTCTCGGAGAGGAAATTCTCAACCGCCTCGGCGTGGAGGCGGGTCACCAGATCCTCGGCTTGGGACAAGCAGCCCGGGCGCTCGCTGCGCTCGGTGACGGCTTCCGCATCGATCAGGGCCTGGCGCAGGAGCGCCCGGTCGTCGTCGGAATAGGCACGATAGCCGGTGGGCCCGAGGGGCTCGAGGTATCCGTTGTGGCTGCGCGCGACCCGGATGGTCTCGCCGTCGGTCTCGATCAGCGCGACGTCGACGCCGTCGAGGGAGGTGCCGCTCATCAGCCCGATCGCGCGCCGCATCGCCATTCCGAATCGCCCCCGTGCCTTTCGGGGCCGGCTTTGCTATGCACCGACCCGTTCCGAATCCGACGGAGCTAGCATGGCGGCGCCGCGCTGTCGCCGAGCCCACGGCAGATTGCCTTCCACGAGACCGATCGAGAGTACCATGGCCGCGCCCACCGACTTCGCGCCGCGTTCCGACTTCCTCCGCGTTCTCCTGGAGCGCGGCTACGTCCACCAATGCTCCGACTTTTCGGGCGTGGACGAGGCGGCCCGCGAGGGCCGGCTGACGGCCTATGTCGGCTACGATTGCACGGCGCCGTCGCTGCATATCGGCCACCTGCTCTCGATCATGATGCTGCACTGGCTCCAGGCGACCGGCGGCAAGCCGGTGGCGCTGATGGGTGGCGGCACCACGCGCGTCGGCGACCCGTCGGGCCGCGACGAGAGCCGCAAGATCCTGACGCTCGATCAGATCGAGGCCAACAAGACCGAGATCGGCAAGACCTTCTCGCGCTTCCTCGATTTCGGAGCGGGCTCCAACGCCGCGCTGATGGCCGACAACGCCGAGTGGCTGACCACGCTCAACTACATCGAGATGCTGCGCGAGATCGGCCGGCACTTCTCGGTCAACCGGATGCTGTCGATGGACAGCGTGCGGCTGCGGCTGGAGCGTGACCAGGAGCTGTCGTTCCTGGAATTCAACTACATGATCCTGCAGGCCTACGACTTCGTCGAGCTGAACCGCCGCTACGGCGTGACGCTGCAGATGGGCGGCTCGGACCAGTGGGGCAACATCGTCACCGGCATCGATCTCGGCCGGCGCCTCGGCACGCCGCAGCTCCACGCCCTGACCTGCCCGCTGATGACGACGGCGTCCGGCGCCAAGATGGGAAAGACGGCGTCCGGCGCGGTCTGGCTCAACCCGGACATGCTGAGCCCGTACGATTACTGGCAGTTCTGGCGCAACACCGAGGACGCCGATGTCGGCCGCTTCCTGCGCCTGTTCACCTTGATGCCGCTCGACGAGGTGGCGAGGCTCGAGGCCCTGGGCGGCCAGGAGATCAACGAGGCCAAGAAGGTTCTCGCCACCGAGGCGACCGCCCTGCTGCACGGCCGCGAGGCGGCGGACGGCGCCGCCGAGACGGCGCGGCGCACCTTCGAGGAGGGCGCGCTGGCGCAAAGCCTGCCCACCGTCGAGGTCTCCCGCGCGGCGATCGAGGCGGGGCTGGGCGTGCTCTCGGCCTTCGGGCCGGATCACGCGGCGCTGGTGCCCTCGACCAGCGAGGCGCGGCGGCAGGTGAAGAGCGGCGGGCTCAAGGTCAACGACGCGCCCGTCACCGACGAGCGCGCGGTGATCGGTGCCGGCGACGTCACCCCGGAGGGCGTGGTGAAGCTGTCCTTCGGGCGCAAGAAGCACGTGCTGCTGCGGGTGGTGTAAGGGTCGATCGGCGGCGCAACCCTTTTTCCGGCGCGAGCAAGGCCTCTTGAGAGATCTTGGAAGATAAAGCGCAGGTCTCCCCTCTCCCGTGTGGGAGAGGGGATCTCGCGCCATATCTTGTTCCGGAGGCTGTTTCGACAGTAGCGGATCGGTGGACGTCAACACGCCGCCACATTGGCCGCCAGTCCGCCCAGCGACGTCCCCTTGTACTTCGCCTGCATGTCGTGCCCGGTCTGCCCGAACAGCTCGACGCTCATCCGCGCCACATCCGTCTTGGAGGCGATCCGCGCGGAAGCGACGCGCGGCCACCATCGGGTCGATCGTGTGCGAGCTCGACGGGCCGATGCCGATCTTGAACAGGTCGAAGGCACTGATCAGGGGTCGCCTCGGAGCCTGGATGATGGAGCGGACCGACCTGACACCCTGCATGTCATCCCGGGGCCGCGCAGCGGAACCCGGGATCCGCAACCGCGACGGTCCAGGGTGAAGCGGAACGCTGCCCGCCTCGTCAGGCCACCTCAGCGGCTATGGATCCCGGGTTCTCGACTTCGTCGAGCCCCGGGATGACGTGGAGCGTGGGTCGATGTGTGCGTCAGATCGACAGAACCACACGACCGAACAAGCGCTCAACCCGCCGACTGCGCCGCCTCGACCAGGAAGCCGTGGACGTAGGCCGAGAACGAGCGCCAGCATTCGACGCGATACGGGAGCCCTGGGCCGTGGTGCCGGATCAGCACGATCTCCGCCTTGCCGAGCAGCGTGCGGGTCGCGGAGCCCGCCGGGAAGGCGGTCTCGCCGAGATCGAGGGGGCAGCCGGCATTGAGCGCCAAAGCGGCCCGCGCGCCACCGACATCGATGCCGACATTGCGGTGGGAGATGTCGACGATCGCGTGGAACCGTTCGCCGAGATCCGCGCCGAGCGCCCCCGGCAGGGTGTCGGCCTCGGATTCGTCGGTGCCGATCAGCCACTCGTCGGGGCCGAGCCGGGCGATCCAGCGCCGCGCGTCGCCGCTCACCGTGTTGATCGGCCGGTCGAGGGGAAGGCCCGCCGCCGAGGCGGCGGGGCCGCGGACGCGCAACGAGAACCGCGCCTCGGGCCCGGCGGGCCGGATCACGATGCCGGACCCGGCCGGGTCGGCGGCCGGGGAACGGCCGAGGGGGCGCGCGCGGGCGGTGCGGTAGAGGGCCTCAAGCATGGATGCGCTCGCCTGTGGGATCGAGGAAGACCGGATCGACGACCGTGACGCGGGCAAAGCCCTCCGGCGTCGTAGCGTGGAGGTGGCCACCCAGCCGCGCGCGCCCGTCCGCCACCAGGGCGAGCGCGATCGAGCGCCCGCAAGTCGGGCTGGCATAGCTCGACGTGACGTGGCCGAGCATCCGCATCGGGATCGACTGGCCCGGATCGGCGACGAGCTGCGCGCCCTCGTCGAGGACGAGCCTGGAATCGTCGGTGACGAGGCCGACGAGCTGCTTGCGGCCGCTCGCCACCACGTCGGGCCGGGCGAGCGAGCGCTTGCCGACGAAGTCCTTCTTCGCCTTGGCGATCATGCCCGACAGGCCGACATCGTCCGGCGTCACCGTGCCGTCGGTCTCCTGGCCGACGATGATGTAGCCCTTCTCGGCCCGCAGCACGTGCATCGTCTCGGTGCCGTAGGGAGTGATGCCGTGGGCCTCGCCGGCGGCGCAGACGGCCTCCCAGACCGTCAGGGCATGGTCGGACGGCACGTTGATCTCGAAGCCGAGCTCGCCGGTGAACGAGACGCGAAACAGCCGGGTCGGCACGCCGCAGATCGTGCCGGAGCGCATCGCCATGTGGGGAAAGGCCTCCGGCGACAGGTCGATCCCCTCGACCAGCGGCGCGATCACCGCCCGCGCCTTCGGCCCCTGGAGGGCGATCACCGCCCATTGCTCGGTGGTCGAGGTGAGGAAGACCTTGAGATCCGGCCACTCGGTCTGGAGGTAATCCTCCATATGGGCGAGCACCCGGGCGGCCCCCCCGGTCGTCGTGGTGACGTGGAAGCAATCGGGCGCGACCCGGGCGATCACGCCGTCGTCGAGGATGTAGCCGTCCTCCTTCAGCATCAGCCCGTAGCGGCAGCGCCCGACCTCGAGCTTCAGCCAGGGATTGACGTAGAGCCGGTTCATGAACTCGGCCGCGCCGGGTCCCACCACCTCGATCTTGCCGAGCGTCGAGGCGTCGAAGATCCCCACACTCTGCCGCACCGCCCGGCACTCGCGGGCGACCGCATCGTGCATCGTCTCGCCGGGTTTCGGGAAGTACCAGGCGCGGCGCCACAGGGCGACGTTCTCGAACTTGGCGCCGCGCGCCTCCGCCCAGTCGTGGATCGGCGTGGTGCGGATCGGATCGAACAGGGCGTGGCGCGCAGGTCCCACGAGGGTGCCGAAGGTGACCGGCGTGTAGGGCGGCCGGAAGGTCGTGGTGCCGACGCTCGGCAGGGTGGTATCGAGGTGCCCGGCGACGAGGCCGAGGGCGTTCATGTTGGACGTCTTGCCCTGATCGGTCGCCATGCCGGTCGTGGTGTAGCGCTTGACGTGCTCGACCGACCGAAAACCCTCGCGCACCGCGAGGCCGATATCCTTGGCGGTGACGTCGTTCTGGAAATCGACGAAGGCCCGGACCTTGGCCGGATCGGCATCGGTCGGCATCGCGCGGACCGGCCGGAAGCCGGTGGGGGTCGGGCTCGCGGTGAAGCGGCGCCGCTCCTCGGACCCGGCCGCCGCGGCGCCGGCCGCGTCACCCTGGGCGAGGCATCCGGCGAGGTCGTACACGCCCTTGGCGGCACCGGCCGAGCGCTCGGCCTGCACCGAGGTGCCGGGCACGAAGGCGTCGATGGCGGCGTCGAATGCGAGCTTGCCGCGGGATTGGGAGAACAGGTGCACCGCCGGCGTCCAGCCGCCCGACATGCCGACGCAGTCGCACGGCAGCAGGCGATGCGCCCCGCAACGCCCGGCCCGGTCGGCCGGTGCGACGACGAGGCCGGTGACGCGCTTGCCCCCCTTGGCACCGATCACCGTGTGGCCGGTGAGGACCTCGATACCGGCGCCGCGCGCACGCGCCAGTTCCGGGCCGCATTCCTCCTCGGTGCGCAGATCGACCACGGTGACGGCGAGGCCCGCCGCCTTGGCCTCAACGGCGGTCGCGTAGGCCGAGGCGCCGCTCGTCGCGACGACGAGCCGCCGGCCGGGCGCCACGCCGTAGCGGTTGAGGAAGACCCGCACGCTCTCGGCGAGCAGGATGCCGGGGCGATCGTTGTCGGCGAAGACCAGCGGACGCTCGTGGGCGCCGGTCGCCAGCACCACCTCGCCGGCCCGCACCTGCCACAGCCGCTCGCGCGGGGCGCTGCCGGGGTCGGGCAGATGGTCGGTGATCCGCTCGGCGAGCGCGACGTGGTTGTGGTTGTAGTAGCCGAAGGCGGTGGTGCGGGAGAGCAGGATGACGGTCTCGCGCGAATCGAGCTCGGCCAGCGCCGCCTCCAGCCACTCCGCCGCCGGCCGGCCGTCGATCTCGGCATCGACGTCGTGCAGCAGCGCGCCGCCGGGCTCGGGCCCCTCGTCGGCGAGGATGACCCGCTTGCCGGTGCGGGCGGCGGCGAGCGCCGCCGCGAGGCCGGCGG
This is a stretch of genomic DNA from Methylobacterium sp. 17Sr1-1. It encodes these proteins:
- a CDS encoding PAS domain-containing methyl-accepting chemotaxis protein produces the protein MSFLQSSHAALLAAVDRSQGRIEFDPAGMILDANACFLGLTGYTLAELRGRHHSLLMPPGERDGPDYAAFWQGLREGRFETREFRRIAKDGRSIWIQASYNPVLDRRGRVVRIVKLASDITARKEHDAYLAGQIAALDRSQAVIHFTPDGIITEANAIFLDAMGYARDEVVGRHHGLFVAEAERTSAAYAAFWQGLAAGRHQAGEFHRVAKGGRDVWIFGAYHPVLDLDGKPCAVVKFATDITQQVLDRQRRSVGQRTIEADIAAITVAVSEVSAQARTTSEQTAQTSGNVEAVAAGTEEFAASIAELGRHAEDARAASDAAVQKAQDAGGIVASLTQAADRIGEAVSLIRSIADQTNLLALNATIEAARAGQAGRGFAVVAAEVKALAGQSARATQEIGTQIDAVQGATSEAVAAIAGIVTAIGTVSEISVGVSTAITQQAAVTRDMSANMQNAARSVASVRRNMERITGSADDVDSSIRKVSQAARALL
- a CDS encoding glycosyltransferase family 2 protein codes for the protein MPSVDVIIPCYRYADFLAESVGSVLATEDCDVRVLILDDASPDHTPEVAGALCRADSRVEYVRHATNHGHIATYNEGLAWARAECLLLLSADDFVTPGALSRAAHLMQARPELSLVYGPYLSVEEGKPRPEMPPADREAGHTVYDTRQFFALNRFINPIHTSTAVVRTAIQHRVGGYKAELTHSGDQEMWLRLALHGSVARIDRPQGVWRQHGSNMSSFYYEQMLRDIDQRKLMFDTVFGYPEAAPVADMEAPMRLGLAMAAVRHASQPFDRGDAAGARHMMAHAAGLSPAVRRTRLWWLQAAKLAMGPRAWQAVRPVVTKRLGLSLGRFVAPIERPDAV
- a CDS encoding glycosyltransferase — encoded protein: MASYPLPAVSVVIPLFQKADVIGETIEAVLRQTYPLFEVIVVDDGSTDGGGDVVAAFTDRRIRLIRQANAGASAARNRGVAAARGDWIAFLDADDLWAGRHLENLMAAASRGDAVAVFANHLLASRSAPVMKADVPDQRVDDPFAFVLATYPYAVHPSSLLVERAALIRAGLFPVGAVMGEDTDTWCRLALEGPFRYVAEPTAVYRDGHPTSALAGQMRRRPLPPPFDRTLTALLRHGTVPRHLVRSAGRYRNFLMLEYARQLLDSGDADAARDTLRRHCRLADDPLRYARRFLRTWSFGHRLYALSRQWVPSR
- a CDS encoding anhydro-N-acetylmuramic acid kinase; its protein translation is MAMRRAIGLMSGTSLDGVDVALIETDGETIRVARSHNGYLEPLGPTGYRAYSDDDRALLRQALIDAEAVTERSERPGCLSQAEDLVTRLHAEAVENFLSENGLSAADIDVIGFHGQTVVHRPDQKMSVQIGDGQALSRRLGIKVVSDLRNADIEAGGQGAPLVPVFHRALAQASGFTDSLGILNIGGVANATLIARDGKILAFDTGPGNALIDDWMRERTGHALDDNGRTAARGRPDEPLLAWLLIHPFFSRRPPKSLDRNWFSHKLAGQLSTEDGAATLTAFTARAVARALDHASDPPTRWIVAGGGARNGELLRQLNYYLRAEITTADAIGWSSAFLEAQAFAYLAVRSVEGLPITFPSTTGVSQAITGGVLARPEG
- the tyrS gene encoding tyrosine--tRNA ligase, with the translated sequence MAAPTDFAPRSDFLRVLLERGYVHQCSDFSGVDEAAREGRLTAYVGYDCTAPSLHIGHLLSIMMLHWLQATGGKPVALMGGGTTRVGDPSGRDESRKILTLDQIEANKTEIGKTFSRFLDFGAGSNAALMADNAEWLTTLNYIEMLREIGRHFSVNRMLSMDSVRLRLERDQELSFLEFNYMILQAYDFVELNRRYGVTLQMGGSDQWGNIVTGIDLGRRLGTPQLHALTCPLMTTASGAKMGKTASGAVWLNPDMLSPYDYWQFWRNTEDADVGRFLRLFTLMPLDEVARLEALGGQEINEAKKVLATEATALLHGREAADGAAETARRTFEEGALAQSLPTVEVSRAAIEAGLGVLSAFGPDHAALVPSTSEARRQVKSGGLKVNDAPVTDERAVIGAGDVTPEGVVKLSFGRKKHVLLRVV
- a CDS encoding sarcosine oxidase subunit gamma family protein; this translates as MLEALYRTARARPLGRSPAADPAGSGIVIRPAGPEARFSLRVRGPAASAAGLPLDRPINTVSGDARRWIARLGPDEWLIGTDESEADTLPGALGADLGERFHAIVDISHRNVGIDVGGARAALALNAGCPLDLGETAFPAGSATRTLLGKAEIVLIRHHGPGLPYRVECWRSFSAYVHGFLVEAAQSAG
- a CDS encoding sarcosine oxidase subunit alpha family protein, which gives rise to MVQPFRVSRGGRIDRARPVRFTFNGRTVVGFHGDSVASALLANGIHLVGRSFKYHRPRGILSHGSDEPSALLSVDRGPGRIDPNNRASVVEARDGLKTLSQNHWPSLEHDIGAVNDLLSPVFVAGFYYKTFMWPKKFWDKVYEPVIRAAAGLGTAPAVPDPDRYANRHAHCDVLVVGAGPAGLAAALAAARTGKRVILADEGPEPGGALLHDVDAEIDGRPAAEWLEAALAELDSRETVILLSRTTAFGYYNHNHVALAERITDHLPDPGSAPRERLWQVRAGEVVLATGAHERPLVFADNDRPGILLAESVRVFLNRYGVAPGRRLVVATSGASAYATAVEAKAAGLAVTVVDLRTEEECGPELARARGAGIEVLTGHTVIGAKGGKRVTGLVVAPADRAGRCGAHRLLPCDCVGMSGGWTPAVHLFSQSRGKLAFDAAIDAFVPGTSVQAERSAGAAKGVYDLAGCLAQGDAAGAAAAGSEERRRFTASPTPTGFRPVRAMPTDADPAKVRAFVDFQNDVTAKDIGLAVREGFRSVEHVKRYTTTGMATDQGKTSNMNALGLVAGHLDTTLPSVGTTTFRPPYTPVTFGTLVGPARHALFDPIRTTPIHDWAEARGAKFENVALWRRAWYFPKPGETMHDAVARECRAVRQSVGIFDASTLGKIEVVGPGAAEFMNRLYVNPWLKLEVGRCRYGLMLKEDGYILDDGVIARVAPDCFHVTTTTGGAARVLAHMEDYLQTEWPDLKVFLTSTTEQWAVIALQGPKARAVIAPLVEGIDLSPEAFPHMAMRSGTICGVPTRLFRVSFTGELGFEINVPSDHALTVWEAVCAAGEAHGITPYGTETMHVLRAEKGYIIVGQETDGTVTPDDVGLSGMIAKAKKDFVGKRSLARPDVVASGRKQLVGLVTDDSRLVLDEGAQLVADPGQSIPMRMLGHVTSSYASPTCGRSIALALVADGRARLGGHLHATTPEGFARVTVVDPVFLDPTGERIHA